A genomic region of Aspergillus oryzae RIB40 DNA, chromosome 1 contains the following coding sequences:
- a CDS encoding CCDC12/cwf18 family protein (predicted protein) has product MSSNHATLDAAATERKARLAKLAALKRKQPEPEPLTESNAKDDELEDAAPDITSKYLSGRNYDAETRGPKLGFDQAPADGQITVETQAAEIAKATAEQAKKDEEADQPIDLFKLQPKKPNWDLKRDLDEKLNTLNVRTQNAIARLVRQRIENAQRAAKGKDAGDSGGQTGEDVGIEGEMLVEGIHVREREDEDERRERKEDDLA; this is encoded by the coding sequence ATGTCATCCAACCATGCCACTCTCGACGCGGCGGCAACAGAACGCAAAGCTCGACTCGCGAAGCTCGCGGCGctcaaaagaaaacaaccagagccagagccgtTAACAGAATCCAACGCTAAAGATGACgagctggaagatgctgCCCCCGATATCACGAGCAAATATCTTTCCGGAAGAAACTATGATGCAGAAACCCGTGGCCCGAAGTTAGGATTTGACCAGGCCCCCGCAGACGGACAGATTACGGTCGAAACGCAGGCTGCGGAGATAGCTAAGGCCACTGCAGAGCAAGCtaagaaggatgaagaggcGGATCAACCAATTGATCTCTTCAAGCTTCAACCGAAGAAGCCCAATTGGGACCTAAAACGGGATCTAGATGAGAAATTAAATACTCTCAATGTGAGGACGCAAAACGCAATTGCAAGGCTTGTGCGACAAAGGATAGAGAATGCGCAACGTGCGGCGAAGGGTAAAGACGCGGGGGACAGTGGAGGCCAGACAGGAGAAGATGTAGGCATAGAGGGCGAAATGTTGGTTGAGGGCATACATGTACGTGAgagggaggatgaagatgaacggagggaaaggaaggaagacgACCTGGCatga
- a CDS encoding uncharacterized protein (predicted protein), translating to MLKTRYVPSFGRHYECTITAQERPYQYRPSRTQQLQNPKLRPQLSTETPNDLLRSQGVADDLLAKREEERGRKRDIDESDPLDNQGQTSKRARSASSHSVSSVSTISTSRSHSQSPPRRREFNTRNEPHRTKSTSSHHEKLRKRRYSDSSSSHSAHSYSYGGKDRARSRSREWTDDRNTRRRRRESSPEERGRARNLSRDGSRRGRTRSQSIDQGRIIRERRSVTPETMHDPNRPRRLSRDTFRHSGHSDGRYSRTHDERSGHSQGHTVPQPRRERSLSPYSKRLALTQAMNIGGPGM from the exons ATGCTTAAAACGAGATATGTACCTTCCTTCGGTCGTCA CTATGAATGCACAATTACCGCCCAGGAAAGGCCGTACCAATATCGTCCTTCGCGCACACAGCAACTACAGAACCCGAAATTGCGGCCGCAGCTTTCAACAGAAACTCCGAATGATCTATTGCGCTC GCAAGGCGTCgccgatgatcttctggCAAAACGGGAAGAAGAGCGGGGCCGCAAAAGAGACATAGATGAATCAGATCCCCTGGATAATCAAGGCCAGACATCAAAGCGGGCTCGGTCAGCGTCTTCGCATTCTGTCAGCTCTGTGTCTACGATATCTACAAGCCGATCCCATTCGCAGTCCCCACCTCGTCGTAGGGAATTCAATACGAGAAATGAGCCTCACCGGACGAAGTCGACGTCTTCTCACCATGAAAAGCTGAGAAAGAGACGGTATAGCGACTCATCTTCTAGCCATTCTGCCCATTCTTATTCGTACGGGGGGAAAGACCGCGCTCGTTCCAGATCACGGGAATGGACGGATGACAGGAACACTAGACGAAGGCGTCGAGAGTCTAGCCCTGAGGAGCGTGGGCGAGCAAGAAACTTGTCAAGAGATGGTAGCCGGAGAGGTAGGACCCGAAGCCAGAGCATTGACCAAGGCCGAATTATAAGGGAAAGACGGTCCGTGACACCTGAAACGATGCATGACCCCAACCGCCCTAGAAGACTTTCGAGGGACACGTTCAGGCATTCAGGTCATTCAGATGGCCGTTACAGTCGAACGCATGATGAGCGGAGTGGGCATAGCCAAGGTCACACTGTACCTCAGCCTCGAAGGGAGCGGAGTCTCAGCCCCTACAGTAAACGTCTTGCATTAACCCAGGCCATGAATATCGGCGGTCCGGGTATGTAA